AAAGAGTCTTTGCTGATGGAAATGTGGGAAAAAAAACCTGCATAATAATTTGAGGTTGTTGTTTTATCAATGCCTTTCTTTTGTCGCACTACACCGTCAAGGCAATTGTCTAACAAGTCTAGAATGGCATCGCTCAGCTCAATATCTCTTGTAAGCATTCCAACAAAAAATTCTTTTGTTGGTGCACCTTGTGCTTTAGCAGCCATAAATATCACACCTTTCAAATTGCATAGGGTCATAGGGTTCATTTTGATTTTAGATACATTTATTATACTTCTCACTAAAGTATTCATCAAGAGCGACTGCCTTTTTCCAACGATAAAATAAAATGTGAGTGCCACCATTGGACAACAACACTCAATGATGGCGCTCACATTTGTCTAAAGGCGAAGTTCCGGCTTTTTTTCTATGCCTCAAATCTACAATGCAAGTGCAATACTCAACAAAAAATGACACATATGTTTCTGATATAATAGTGTATACCCAAGTAATCTATATTTTGGCGAAAACCTATGATGCGCTACTATCATACACTATCAGAACAAGAAAAACTACTTCTTTATTCGCGCTAAAGCCTATTCTATCTCGCAAATCCGTTATCGCCTCTTCACAATATGTACACTAATCAAAGAACTGCGCAGAATACGGTAAACGGCAAATAGCTCCCAGTAACCGCACATAAACAGTATTGACATCGTCACAATGCATGCAAACCACACAAGTGCTTAGCGGGCAAAAAGTTATTTATTTACGTCCGTCTATTTCCTTGCGCTGGTCTTCACTGCCGGCAGCGATTGTGATAGTCCCTTCGCTTACCAGCGTCCCGCCGGCATAGGTAACCGTATCGTTCTGGTATTCCTGCTTAAACGAGCTGGAACCGATACCGACATGAATACCGACAAAACCGATGCCGCCCTGTTCCATGGCATGAATCTGGTCGTTCAGCGTCTTGCCGCCTTCATAGGCTTCTAAGGCCTGCAAGGTCTTATTATCCCTTGTCTGAGCCGTGCGAATCGTGCTACGCACGCCTTCCGCAGCTTCAATCACCGGGCTGCTCAGGCTGATGGTAAGCCCCGACATGGATTCTTCATGGGTCTGCCGTTCATGGGCTTCGTTCTTCTTGCCGTCAAGGATAATATCCTGGGCGGCAATATCTATGCCTGTCTTACCGATAATATCCGTCGTCGTCAGGTGCGCCGTATCGCCGGCGGCAATCGTCACGCTGCCTTCGGAAGAGCCAATGGTCGTCCCGATCTGCGTCTTGAACTCCCCTTCATAGTTATCCTTCATCTTCTGCGTACCAATCATGATGCCAAGACCTGCGCCCAATACGCCGGAGGATTTGACCTTCGTATAGGCTGTTGCCTTATCATACTGCATATCTGATGTCGTTGTCACATGGCGCCCTGCCGCAACGGTCACGTCATTCTGCCCGGCAACGGCAGCTGCCGTCATATTCACATCCTGCATCGCGCCCAGCTGTACCTCTTTACCGGTAATCGTCGTGCCAAGGACTGTCTGATGATCGTCATGGGTGCGAATGGTCGTCGTCGAACTAGACAACAGCCCCGATTCCTTATGCTTCAGGCCAAAATCGTCCACGGCAATTTCACGGCCCGTCGTGAGGTTAATATCCCGTCCGGCTGCCATGGCAACCGTGCCGTCATCACTGTTGATATACGCCGCCCGCGCGTTGATATCCTGGCCAGCCTTTATAGCAACGCCGCCTTTGGCGTCAATCGACGTGCCGACTTCCGTCTGCCACTGCGTCCGCAGGTAATTATCGCTGTTAAGGGTCATGTCTTTTTTCGCCGACAAGGTCTGCGTCGTCAGGTTTACGTCATTTCCAGCATGCAAGATCACCGCACCATTATCTCCCAACGCCTGTAAGGTCGCCCCGGCAAGGTTGATATCATGGCCGGCTTCGACGAGCAGCACGCCGTCCTTATCCGTCACGGCAATCCCCGCCGTGCGGTTCAGCACATCCTGATTGGCAAAATGCGTTACCGTAGTATCCATGACGACATCATGCTGTGCCGACAGCTGCACGGAATCGGCCGCCGTCATCAGGCCGCCCTGGTAGATATCCGATTCGCTTTGGATTCCAATGGCGCCGCCCTGTATACGGCCAGTGTTCTGTACCAGCCCTGCCTGAATTTGGACAGCCTTTCCCTGCAGCACGCCGCTGTTTTCCACAGCTTCTTTCGTATCGATCACGAGATTCTTGGCGCTCATCAGGCTGCCGTCGGCAGATAACGTCATATCGCTGTTAGCCCGCAGATAGACACGGGGATAGACGACCTCCTGCGGCTCGCCGTTTACCATGACCGTTTTTGTTTCCAGCCATACCATATCGCTGGTAAGGGCTGCGACTTGTTCCGGCGATAGGGATACGCCCGGCACGAGGCCCGTTTCTTTGGCATAGGCAATCCCTGCATCCATCAGGACCTTATACTCTTCCATATCGCTGCTGTAACCGTCCAGATACCGCTGTCCCGTCTGGTTTAAAATCTGGTCGCGGATGAGCTGTTGTTCGTAAAACCCATCGCCTAAGCGTTTCGGTACCCGTTCCGGGTCCCACTTCATTTGCTCGTACATATAATCCGACGAAAGGAAATTATGTTTGCTCGTAAAAGCCGGATCGGTTTCAATGAGGTATTTTGCCGTCGTATCCGGATTCAGGTTATACAGGGAACTCGTCAGATTCCGTGACGCATCCTGCCACTGACTGGGTGTCACCGTACTGCCCGACGTATCAATAGTAAATGGGTCCAGGAACTTATTGGCGTCATCCCGGGCTGCCTGTGTAATATCCTGCCCGGCAGGGGCATTATCTGAATGGTCTTCAAAGGAAGATACGTTCATCGGCGACGTATTGCCGGCTTCTACTTGCGGCGTCATAAATACTTCGGAGTTATACCCACGCCGCCGCGCTTTATGCGGACGAGGTCTTCTATAGGTATAGCTTCCCTGTGTCGTCCCAAACGTTACGGTCAGCTCCTGATTTTCTTTAGCCACATTCGCGATTTTACCAGTCGCCGTCATCGTATTTCCGGCAGCCATCTGGCTGTTTTCGTTGCGAAGGTCGCCGTTAATCGCCATATCTGCGCCGCTGCGGATGACACCGGCGTTTGTCGACTGGACGACATTTTCCGAAGTCTGAGAATGGGTACGAATGATCGTGTAATCATTAATTTTTTGCCTGTCGGCAATGCCCAACGCCGCATTATGTTTTTCAGCTTCGGCGTTGTGCCTCGTGATTTTAGTTTGTAACTGTTCCAGAAGCGCGTTAAAACGGGTATCCCAGTCCGTCTGAGCCACGCCAGCTTCTTCCGGCCGGGCGGACGTCATCGGCGCCAGCCCGAACGTTTGAAAAATCGGGTCAGCCCAATCGTAGTTTGCAATTTTAGATCCTACCGGATAAGCCGGATCTGCCGTATTGTCCGGTCCCGGTTCTTCAACGATATCATAAGCAGGCTCGTAAATTTCCATCGCCCCCGGATGATGGTACGCGCCGTAGCCGCTGCTTAAATTCGAAAATTCGCTGCGAACAAAGGCCTGTCCCTGTTCCGAATGTCCAGCCTGGTCTATGCGTATCTTTTCCGGATTCTTAATCCAGTCCCCGCCGACGCGCTTTGCGGAAAAGGCGTCGTTTTCATTGGACACCTGGGAAGCCGTCAGGGTAAGGTTGCCCATGCTGTCAATAGTCGCACCACGGTTCGTGATCGTATCGCCTGCCGTAAGCTTCATATCACCGCCGCTGTACAGCAGCGCACCGGAACTGTTGAAGACAGATTTCGCCCCGGTAACCGTAAGATTGTTCCTGGCCGCTATCGTTCCGGATTTATGAGTCGCCATGTCTTTTTGAATGCCCTGCACGACGGCCAGCTGGTCGTCATAGGCTTTAGACGCAGCAGCAATCGCATCTTTATATTGCTGTTCCTGGGACGCATTCGTGTACTTTGTGACGTCGACACGATAGGCGTTGTCCAATGCCTGTTCCTTTTCCGCCAAGACGGCCATCGCCGCAGCTAATTGTTCTTCTAATTCTGTATTTTGCCGGTTTTCTATAGTATCCGCCGTAATGGCAATATCGTCGCCGTACATGCGGCCATTCTCATGGTTCTTTACATGAGATGATGCAATAGAAGTTGTCGCGTTGGCCGAAATAAGGCCTGTATTATCGACGTCGCCCGTCGTAATCACTACGTCATTACCATTCAGCGTCCCTGTCTCTTTATTGGTAACGGCTGCAGCAGCATGGATCGTCAAGGTCTTTCCACTTTCTATATCACGGATATTGATCAGGCTGCCGTTCGTCGTAAGGGTAATACTTCCATCAGCTTTTATGGTTCCAAAGCCATCTGCGCTGGATTCGTTGGTCAAATGCTCATGTACGGTAAGGAAGCAAGCAACCGAAAACAAGAGATAGACCGCCAGCACTACACTATTCCGAACCAAAGACCAAAAGATAAGCATTGTGGGAAAATCTAAACTTTTGGATTTTCCTACAATGCCAACTACGGCGGAATCCCTCCCACTCCTTATATCTTTCTGTATACATTGAATTTGTATTTAGTAAAATGCAGACAACACCACGGATCGGCTTTTGGTTGGACAATTCCAACCAAACACCACAGCAGACAGCAGAAAACATTCTGAACGCTAGGAAGCCGGTATGATTGTTACATATAAGGGGAAGAAAAATTTCTTTTAGGTACTTGCTTTCCTAAAACTGATGTGATACAATGATTTAATCCAGAAAAGGAGTAAAAAATATGCGGCAAGGTATTCTTAAATAAAACTATAATCAAATAGTGGGAACAAAGGATTATGATAGCTCCTTTTGTAGGGGCTTAGTTTTTTGTACCCAATTTAAGAATACTTTTGCCTTATCAATTTTGACATATCCCCAAAAACAGCAATCACAAACAGGTGTATGCTGTATATGTGTATGTCCGCAACTTATAATCCCCAGTGGTAAAAGTATTTTACTGCTGGGGATTTTTATGCCCTTTGGGGCTGTAAAGGGAGGACAATCACATGAAAATAATCAATATTGGAATTCTTGCCCATGTAGACGCTGGAAAGACGACCTTGACGGAGAGCCTGCTATATGCCAGCGGAGCCATTTCAGAACCGGGGAGCGTCGAAAAAGGGACAACGAGGACGGACACCATGTTTTTGGAGCGGCAGCGTGGGATTACCATTCAAGCGGCAGTCACTTCCTTCCAGTGGCACAGATGTAAAGTTAACATTGTGGATACGCCCGGCCACATGGATTTTTTGGCGGAGGTGTACCGCTCTTTGGCTGTTTTAGATGGGGCCATCTTGGTGATCTCCGCTAAAGATGGCGTGCAGGCCCAGACCCGTATTCTGTTCCATGCCCTGCGGAAAATGAACATTCCCACCGTTATCTTTATCAACAAGATCGACCAGGCTGGCGTTGATTTGCAGAGCGTGGTTCAGTCTGTTCGGGATAAGCTCTCCGCCGATATTATCATCAAGCAGACGGTGTCGCTGTCCCCGGAAATAGTCCTGGAGGAAAATACCGACATAGAAGCATGGGATGCGGTCATCGAAAATAACGATGAATTATTGGAAAAGTATATCGCAGGAGAACCAATCAGCCGGGAAAAACTTGCGCGGGAGGAACAGCAGCGGGTTCAAGACGCCTCCCTGTTCCCAGTCTATCATGGCAGCGCCAAAAATGGCCTTG
This region of Megasphaera stantonii genomic DNA includes:
- a CDS encoding S-layer family protein, with amino-acid sequence MVRNSVVLAVYLLFSVACFLTVHEHLTNESSADGFGTIKADGSITLTTNGSLINIRDIESGKTLTIHAAAAVTNKETGTLNGNDVVITTGDVDNTGLISANATTSIASSHVKNHENGRMYGDDIAITADTIENRQNTELEEQLAAAMAVLAEKEQALDNAYRVDVTKYTNASQEQQYKDAIAAASKAYDDQLAVVQGIQKDMATHKSGTIAARNNLTVTGAKSVFNSSGALLYSGGDMKLTAGDTITNRGATIDSMGNLTLTASQVSNENDAFSAKRVGGDWIKNPEKIRIDQAGHSEQGQAFVRSEFSNLSSGYGAYHHPGAMEIYEPAYDIVEEPGPDNTADPAYPVGSKIANYDWADPIFQTFGLAPMTSARPEEAGVAQTDWDTRFNALLEQLQTKITRHNAEAEKHNAALGIADRQKINDYTIIRTHSQTSENVVQSTNAGVIRSGADMAINGDLRNENSQMAAGNTMTATGKIANVAKENQELTVTFGTTQGSYTYRRPRPHKARRRGYNSEVFMTPQVEAGNTSPMNVSSFEDHSDNAPAGQDITQAARDDANKFLDPFTIDTSGSTVTPSQWQDASRNLTSSLYNLNPDTTAKYLIETDPAFTSKHNFLSSDYMYEQMKWDPERVPKRLGDGFYEQQLIRDQILNQTGQRYLDGYSSDMEEYKVLMDAGIAYAKETGLVPGVSLSPEQVAALTSDMVWLETKTVMVNGEPQEVVYPRVYLRANSDMTLSADGSLMSAKNLVIDTKEAVENSGVLQGKAVQIQAGLVQNTGRIQGGAIGIQSESDIYQGGLMTAADSVQLSAQHDVVMDTTVTHFANQDVLNRTAGIAVTDKDGVLLVEAGHDINLAGATLQALGDNGAVILHAGNDVNLTTQTLSAKKDMTLNSDNYLRTQWQTEVGTSIDAKGGVAIKAGQDINARAAYINSDDGTVAMAAGRDINLTTGREIAVDDFGLKHKESGLLSSSTTTIRTHDDHQTVLGTTITGKEVQLGAMQDVNMTAAAVAGQNDVTVAAGRHVTTTSDMQYDKATAYTKVKSSGVLGAGLGIMIGTQKMKDNYEGEFKTQIGTTIGSSEGSVTIAAGDTAHLTTTDIIGKTGIDIAAQDIILDGKKNEAHERQTHEESMSGLTISLSSPVIEAAEGVRSTIRTAQTRDNKTLQALEAYEGGKTLNDQIHAMEQGGIGFVGIHVGIGSSSFKQEYQNDTVTYAGGTLVSEGTITIAAGSEDQRKEIDGRK